From the genome of Brevibacterium sp. JSBI002, one region includes:
- a CDS encoding NUDIX hydrolase, with protein sequence MHFSEYDTRLAGYAVIVNDDDEILLSWFNGGKDRLHAIWTLPGGGIEFDESIEAGTLREIKEETGFDAELVRPLTTHSFTEPRRNPAFGDSTARPFKGARVVYEARIIGGTLGTLEVDGTTDRAEWLPIDSLQSVRHARIIDLGLDAWRAAV encoded by the coding sequence ATGCACTTCTCCGAATACGACACTCGACTTGCCGGTTACGCGGTCATCGTCAATGACGACGACGAAATCCTCCTCAGCTGGTTCAACGGCGGCAAGGACCGCCTGCACGCGATCTGGACGCTGCCCGGAGGCGGAATCGAGTTCGACGAAAGCATCGAAGCGGGCACACTCCGGGAGATCAAAGAGGAGACCGGGTTCGATGCTGAACTGGTCCGCCCCTTGACCACTCATTCCTTCACAGAGCCTCGCCGCAATCCGGCTTTCGGCGACTCGACGGCTCGCCCCTTCAAAGGAGCCCGCGTCGTCTATGAGGCTCGGATCATCGGGGGCACCCTGGGCACTCTCGAAGTCGATGGGACGACGGATCGGGCGGAATGGCTGCCGATCGATTCGCTGCAAAGTGTGCGGCACGCCCGCATCATCGACCTCGGCCTCGATGCGTGGCGTGCCGCCGTGTGA
- a CDS encoding alpha-hydroxy acid oxidase encodes MKRRLPDLRELAPLLQFDLPRLDRVAARLESAADIWDLRRIAKRVTPTAPFDYVDGAALDERTLAKNREALGNVELLPRILHGVDAPDTSTTIAGARARLPFGIAPTGYTRMMHSEGEVAGVRAAAKAGIPFSLSTMGTTSVEDVAQAAPDSTRWFQLYLWKDRQRSLDLIQRAAASGYETLLVTVDTPITGQRLRDHRNGLTIPPRLTLGTILDASYRPGWWFNFLTTEPPKYASLSNTSQSLAEMTKTMFDPTLDLDDLRWIREQWDGRLFVKGILTAEDARRAQSIGADGLVVSNHGGRQLDRAPDSLTSLAEVRAEVGSEMELIFDSGIMSGTDVVAALCAGADFVLIGRAYLYGLMAGGQRGVERAIALIRQEILTAMGLMGARSISDLGPDLVRGLPQASASDRGLSADSV; translated from the coding sequence ATGAAACGTCGACTGCCCGATCTGAGAGAACTCGCCCCCTTGCTGCAGTTCGACCTGCCCCGACTCGACCGGGTCGCAGCCAGATTGGAGTCGGCCGCAGACATCTGGGACCTTCGCCGCATCGCCAAGCGCGTGACACCGACCGCGCCGTTCGACTATGTCGACGGTGCCGCTCTGGACGAGCGGACCTTGGCGAAGAACCGTGAAGCGCTCGGCAACGTTGAGCTCCTTCCGCGCATCCTCCACGGCGTCGACGCGCCGGATACGTCGACGACGATCGCCGGTGCCCGGGCCAGGCTGCCCTTCGGCATCGCTCCGACCGGCTACACCCGCATGATGCACTCCGAAGGCGAGGTCGCCGGAGTGCGTGCCGCAGCCAAGGCCGGAATCCCGTTCTCACTGTCGACGATGGGCACGACCTCGGTCGAAGACGTCGCACAGGCGGCACCGGACTCCACCCGGTGGTTCCAGCTCTACCTGTGGAAGGACCGGCAACGCAGCCTCGACCTGATCCAACGAGCCGCCGCCAGCGGATACGAGACCCTGCTGGTCACCGTCGACACCCCGATCACCGGTCAGCGTCTGCGTGATCACCGCAACGGTCTGACGATCCCACCCCGTCTGACGCTGGGGACCATCCTCGACGCCTCCTATCGACCCGGCTGGTGGTTCAACTTCCTCACCACCGAACCGCCGAAATACGCGTCGCTTTCGAACACCTCCCAGTCCCTCGCGGAGATGACGAAGACGATGTTCGACCCGACCCTCGACCTCGACGACCTGCGGTGGATCCGCGAACAGTGGGACGGACGCCTGTTCGTCAAGGGAATTCTCACCGCCGAGGATGCCCGGCGAGCTCAATCCATCGGAGCCGATGGACTCGTGGTGTCCAACCACGGCGGTCGCCAGCTCGATCGGGCTCCGGACTCGCTGACCTCACTGGCCGAAGTCCGTGCGGAGGTCGGATCGGAGATGGAGTTGATCTTCGACTCCGGGATCATGTCCGGTACCGATGTGGTTGCCGCGCTGTGCGCCGGAGCGGACTTCGTGCTCATCGGCCGGGCATACCTGTACGGGCTCATGGCCGGCGGCCAGAGGGGCGTGGAGAGAGCGATCGCCCTCATCCGACAGGAGATCCTCACCGCCATGGGCCTCATGGGTGCCCGGAGCATCTCCGACCTAGGCCCCGACCTCGTCCGCGGGCTGCCGCAGGCATCGGCTTCCGACCGGGGGCTGTCGGCCGACTCTGTGTGA
- a CDS encoding FAD-dependent oxidoreductase, translated as MIIAAMVDDQLKRVSPEEPRILIVGAGIAGITLAQLLRARGMHPVLIDRSPDSRRMIGDNRAGYMLALMPMVDPIIDELECREAYLEASVGIDRYIAHAHTGKVLRQDHLGDLLADFGDYRGISRSALLDVLTDDDCPIAFGTTVTGLSDDGATVNLVQDSRSEQHRGRRQQNLGQEAALAFDAVVIADGMNSRTRRLVTGGPAATATSESGSAAAAVTGETSPESSVDTTWGGWVCWAEADGDQSAVGEIWGDGFFLGVYPVKGAVGVFLGCPDTRQPLGPRRLAAEVRRRLTVLTPRIDACLTAVEEAEAPFFWPLRDSRALKWSHGRTVLLGDAAAGFLPTAGIGAGMAMESAGVLADELSASAVGTSAAVALERFEARQRPRVEAAHDNSRSLARLMFGRSRLFAFVRDQAFRVISIRSALKPILQLLESPPRRM; from the coding sequence ATGATCATCGCGGCAATGGTCGACGACCAGCTGAAGCGAGTGAGCCCGGAAGAGCCGCGTATTCTCATCGTCGGAGCCGGAATCGCCGGCATCACGCTGGCTCAGCTCCTGCGGGCCCGCGGGATGCACCCGGTCCTCATCGACCGGTCGCCGGACTCCCGTCGGATGATCGGTGACAACCGGGCCGGATACATGCTCGCCCTCATGCCCATGGTCGATCCCATCATCGACGAACTCGAGTGCCGGGAGGCTTACCTCGAGGCCAGCGTCGGCATCGATCGCTATATCGCCCATGCGCACACCGGAAAAGTCCTCCGGCAGGACCACCTCGGTGATCTGCTGGCCGACTTCGGCGACTATCGCGGAATCTCCCGCTCCGCATTGCTCGACGTGCTCACCGACGACGACTGCCCGATCGCCTTCGGCACCACAGTGACCGGACTGTCCGACGACGGTGCCACCGTGAATCTGGTCCAGGACAGCCGATCCGAACAGCACCGTGGGCGACGGCAGCAGAACCTGGGTCAGGAGGCAGCACTCGCATTCGATGCCGTCGTCATCGCCGACGGCATGAACTCCCGCACCCGCAGACTCGTGACCGGTGGGCCCGCCGCAACCGCCACGAGCGAATCAGGCAGCGCTGCCGCTGCCGTCACCGGCGAGACCTCCCCGGAGTCGTCAGTGGACACGACCTGGGGCGGATGGGTCTGCTGGGCCGAGGCCGATGGTGATCAGAGCGCCGTCGGCGAGATCTGGGGCGATGGATTCTTCCTCGGCGTGTACCCGGTCAAGGGAGCCGTCGGAGTCTTCCTCGGTTGTCCCGACACCCGGCAGCCGCTCGGCCCCCGGCGACTCGCAGCCGAGGTTCGCAGGCGGCTGACGGTACTGACTCCGCGCATCGACGCCTGCCTCACCGCGGTCGAGGAGGCCGAAGCGCCGTTCTTCTGGCCGCTGCGGGATTCCCGGGCATTGAAGTGGAGCCATGGTCGCACGGTTCTGCTCGGCGATGCGGCCGCAGGGTTCCTTCCGACTGCCGGGATCGGTGCCGGAATGGCGATGGAATCGGCCGGGGTGCTCGCCGACGAACTCTCCGCCTCAGCGGTTGGGACGAGCGCAGCCGTCGCACTCGAACGCTTCGAAGCCCGCCAGCGGCCACGTGTCGAGGCTGCTCACGACAACTCGCGGTCCCTGGCCCGGCTGATGTTCGGCCGGTCCCGGCTCTTCGCGTTCGTCCGTGACCAGGCGTTCCGCGTCATCAGCATCCGGTCGGCGCTCAAGCCGATACTGCAGCTGCTCGAATCCCCGCCTCGGCGGATGTGA
- a CDS encoding iron chelate uptake ABC transporter family permease subunit, translating to MTGSATSAEAKPHTDTGHPTGGSLRTRRVLGLVAAIIALVVVIAASLAIGARDMPLSEVLAALFAPTGSDDQLVVLELRLPRTVLGILVGMGLGLAGGLIQALTRNPLADPGILGVNAGASLAITIGVAFFGISSITGYIWFAFAGALVATVGVYVIGSAGRSRTVDPIRLTLAGVAVAAVLTGLTKAILLTNERAFDAFRSWDVGAIAGRDFDTITAILPFMVIGTVLALALSHSLNAVALGDDLAASLGTSVHRTRVLSILAVTLLAGAATAAAGPIGFIGLMIPHIARWIVGPDQRWILGYSLVLSPILLLASDVIGRVVMKPGELQVGVVTAFVGAPVLIALVRRKKASGL from the coding sequence ATGACCGGTTCCGCCACCTCTGCCGAGGCGAAACCGCATACCGACACCGGTCATCCGACAGGTGGGAGCCTGCGGACCAGAAGAGTGCTGGGGCTGGTCGCAGCGATCATTGCGCTCGTCGTCGTGATCGCAGCCTCCCTGGCGATCGGCGCCAGGGATATGCCGCTCTCGGAAGTCCTCGCAGCCCTGTTCGCACCCACCGGCAGCGACGATCAGCTCGTCGTCCTCGAACTGCGCCTGCCGCGGACCGTGCTCGGCATCCTCGTCGGCATGGGCTTGGGTCTGGCCGGCGGTCTCATCCAAGCCCTGACGCGCAATCCCCTGGCCGATCCGGGAATCCTCGGTGTCAACGCCGGAGCGTCCCTGGCGATCACGATCGGGGTCGCGTTCTTCGGGATCTCCTCAATCACCGGGTACATCTGGTTCGCGTTCGCAGGAGCCCTCGTCGCCACCGTCGGCGTCTATGTCATCGGGTCCGCGGGTCGCAGCCGCACGGTCGATCCGATCCGCCTGACTCTGGCCGGAGTCGCCGTCGCCGCTGTGCTCACCGGACTGACCAAAGCGATCCTGCTGACCAACGAACGCGCCTTCGACGCCTTCCGGTCCTGGGACGTCGGCGCAATCGCCGGCCGCGATTTCGATACGATCACCGCGATCCTGCCATTCATGGTCATCGGCACCGTGCTCGCACTGGCACTGTCCCACTCACTCAACGCCGTGGCCCTCGGCGACGATCTGGCCGCCAGCCTCGGCACCTCGGTCCACCGCACCCGAGTGCTCTCCATCCTCGCCGTGACTCTTCTTGCCGGAGCGGCCACGGCCGCAGCCGGGCCGATCGGATTCATCGGCCTGATGATTCCGCACATCGCCCGGTGGATCGTCGGTCCCGACCAGCGCTGGATCCTCGGCTACTCACTCGTCCTGTCACCCATTCTGCTCCTGGCCTCGGATGTCATCGGCAGAGTCGTGATGAAACCCGGCGAACTCCAAGTCGGAGTCGTCACCGCGTTCGTCGGTGCTCCGGTGCTCATCGCCCTTGTCCGTCGAAAGAAGGCGAGCGGCCTGTGA
- a CDS encoding SufE family protein, translating to MNETTTPKTDDLPEALAEIVTDFAETPSDDRLQVLLEFATDLPDLPEKYTDHPELLEPVPECQSPIFLVTEVADPEAGERAEVRLHFSAPPEAPTTRGFAGILHEGLDGATAEAILSVPADLPLRLSMSEIVSPLRLRGMSGMLSRIQRQVSERIGKITAE from the coding sequence ATGAACGAGACGACGACGCCTAAGACCGACGATCTGCCGGAGGCGCTGGCGGAGATCGTCACGGACTTCGCCGAAACCCCGTCCGACGACCGTCTCCAGGTGCTGCTGGAGTTCGCGACGGACCTTCCCGACCTGCCGGAGAAGTACACGGACCACCCGGAGCTGCTCGAGCCGGTACCCGAATGCCAGTCGCCGATCTTCCTTGTCACCGAGGTGGCCGACCCCGAGGCGGGGGAGCGGGCGGAAGTGCGCTTGCACTTCTCCGCGCCCCCGGAGGCGCCGACCACGCGGGGCTTCGCCGGGATCCTGCACGAAGGGCTCGACGGAGCCACCGCCGAGGCGATCCTGTCGGTTCCAGCCGACCTGCCCCTGCGGCTGTCGATGTCGGAGATCGTCAGCCCGCTGAGGCTGCGCGGAATGAGCGGAATGCTCTCGCGGATCCAGCGGCAGGTGTCCGAGAGGATCGGCAAGATCACAGCCGAGTGA
- a CDS encoding iron-siderophore ABC transporter substrate-binding protein — protein MRRILAPVIASVLVLAGCGVGGAAEEASGPTVDTKFGAVEVPADPQKVVALGWGDAETALALGVQPIGASDWVEFGGKGVGPWAEDLYDEAPEIIATMEPDYEAIAALEPDVILDTNSSGEKERYDRLSEIAPTVGVPEGGDNYLTTMDQQVELVSQALGKDDEGKRLLDDLDKTYADAREAHPEFQDKSVTVAAKTSEGWGAYVEESGRVQVMEQLGFKQSETIAGMKAEGFSVPISEENLDQLDADLLLTFPIYIEDKEVTEDAAYKRIPAVEDGHDFVLTKDNDDIRKAFSLNSILSAEYTAEQLPGLIADKVK, from the coding sequence ATGCGCCGTATTCTCGCCCCCGTGATCGCCTCCGTCCTCGTCCTCGCCGGCTGCGGCGTAGGAGGTGCCGCCGAGGAGGCCTCCGGGCCCACCGTTGACACGAAGTTCGGTGCCGTCGAGGTGCCCGCCGACCCGCAGAAGGTCGTGGCTCTCGGGTGGGGCGATGCCGAGACCGCACTGGCGCTCGGAGTCCAGCCCATCGGTGCCTCCGACTGGGTCGAATTCGGTGGCAAGGGAGTCGGCCCGTGGGCCGAAGATCTCTACGACGAAGCACCGGAGATCATCGCGACGATGGAACCCGACTACGAGGCCATTGCCGCACTCGAGCCCGACGTCATCCTCGATACGAACAGTTCGGGTGAGAAGGAGCGCTACGACCGTCTCTCCGAGATCGCCCCGACGGTCGGAGTTCCCGAAGGCGGCGACAACTACCTGACGACCATGGACCAGCAGGTCGAACTCGTCTCTCAGGCGCTCGGCAAGGACGACGAGGGGAAGAGGCTGCTCGACGACCTCGACAAGACCTACGCCGATGCGCGCGAAGCTCATCCCGAGTTCCAGGACAAGTCCGTGACCGTGGCAGCGAAGACCTCCGAGGGCTGGGGCGCCTATGTCGAGGAGTCAGGTCGTGTGCAGGTCATGGAGCAGCTCGGCTTCAAGCAGTCCGAGACGATTGCGGGAATGAAGGCAGAAGGCTTCTCCGTGCCGATCTCCGAGGAGAACCTCGATCAACTCGACGCAGACCTGCTTCTGACGTTCCCGATCTACATCGAGGACAAGGAAGTCACCGAGGATGCTGCCTACAAGCGCATCCCGGCCGTCGAAGATGGACACGACTTCGTTCTGACCAAGGACAACGATGACATCCGCAAGGCGTTCTCACTCAACTCGATCCTCTCGGCCGAGTACACCGCGGAGCAGCTCCCGGGACTCATCGCCGACAAGGTGAAGTAA
- a CDS encoding alpha/beta fold hydrolase: MTTINSTRIGESGRLVVFLHGLFGRGKNFTRIAKDIEPDFSSLLVDLPNHGESEWTETFDYVELADAVAAHIAEAVAPDDQPVHLVGHSLGGKVAMVLALRHPDLIDRLVVVDIGPNAGGSTGVFDHLLSSLAALDLDRIESRTEADEELRDPIPEAAIRGFLLQNLRPTSAGYSWQPNLALLHSSLDVIGDFPDMGETVFDHRVLWVAGERSDYVDRDDLPQMRSLFPRTTLLTVKGSGHWVHSEKPREFVSALTAFLSRP; encoded by the coding sequence GTGACCACCATCAACAGCACTCGCATCGGCGAATCCGGGCGCCTGGTCGTCTTCCTCCACGGCCTGTTCGGCCGAGGTAAGAACTTCACCCGCATCGCCAAGGACATCGAGCCCGATTTCTCCAGCCTGCTGGTCGACCTGCCCAACCACGGCGAGTCCGAATGGACCGAGACCTTCGATTACGTCGAGCTCGCCGATGCCGTGGCGGCCCATATCGCCGAGGCGGTCGCCCCCGATGATCAGCCCGTGCACCTGGTCGGACATTCCCTGGGGGGAAAGGTCGCGATGGTGCTCGCCCTGCGTCACCCGGATCTCATCGACCGGCTCGTCGTCGTCGACATCGGCCCCAACGCCGGCGGGTCCACCGGAGTCTTCGACCACCTGCTCTCCAGCCTCGCCGCCCTCGATCTCGATCGGATCGAATCGCGCACCGAGGCTGATGAGGAACTTCGGGACCCGATCCCCGAGGCCGCGATCAGGGGATTCCTGCTGCAGAACCTGCGCCCCACCTCGGCGGGGTATTCCTGGCAGCCCAACCTGGCGCTGCTGCACTCGAGCCTCGATGTCATCGGGGACTTCCCGGACATGGGCGAGACCGTGTTCGACCATCGCGTCCTCTGGGTCGCCGGTGAGAGATCGGACTACGTCGACCGTGACGACCTGCCGCAGATGCGCAGTCTGTTCCCACGCACCACACTCCTCACAGTCAAAGGCTCGGGACACTGGGTGCATTCTGAGAAACCGCGGGAGTTCGTCTCAGCGCTGACGGCATTCCTCAGCCGCCCCTGA
- a CDS encoding TetR/AcrR family transcriptional regulator, with amino-acid sequence MSETALARMRPEKRAALIDAAAREFASRTFEEASLNRIIATCGMSKSSFYHVVDSKDDLFALVVADLAAAARRSWTPPAPDTFTDGFWDRARSVWDDIARTWPDSPELTLLWHIVYANSDSPAVRELAERVEEWVRAVLIAGRDSEAIDVECPLELQTLAVFSLLRTFDERALTLTGSDSADVDSEDISAHQFRLLARLLSA; translated from the coding sequence GTGTCCGAGACTGCGTTGGCGCGTATGCGCCCCGAGAAGCGCGCCGCGCTCATCGATGCCGCCGCGCGGGAATTCGCTTCGCGGACGTTCGAGGAGGCGTCGCTCAATCGCATCATCGCCACCTGCGGGATGAGCAAGAGCTCCTTCTACCACGTCGTCGATTCGAAGGACGACCTCTTCGCCCTCGTCGTCGCCGATCTCGCCGCGGCCGCTCGCCGCTCCTGGACCCCGCCCGCTCCGGACACGTTCACAGACGGGTTCTGGGACCGTGCGCGCTCGGTCTGGGACGATATCGCGCGAACATGGCCGGACAGTCCAGAGCTCACACTCCTGTGGCACATCGTCTATGCGAACTCTGACAGCCCCGCAGTTCGGGAGCTCGCCGAGCGAGTCGAGGAATGGGTGCGTGCCGTGCTCATCGCCGGACGTGATTCCGAGGCAATCGACGTCGAATGTCCGCTCGAGCTCCAGACCCTGGCGGTGTTCTCACTGCTGCGCACCTTCGACGAAAGGGCGCTGACACTGACGGGCAGCGACAGCGCAGACGTCGATTCGGAGGACATCTCGGCCCATCAGTTCAGGCTGCTCGCGCGTCTGCTGAGTGCCTGA
- a CDS encoding sulfurtransferase: MSTAIPADPAQKFAEYADGTRLVSTDWVAEHAGDPGLVIVESDEDVLLYETGHIPGAVKVDWHTELNDPVTRDYVDGEGFAALMSAKGISRDDTIVVYGDKSNWWAAYALWVFTLFGHEDVRLMDGGRAKWQAEGREMTTEKPQPAPTEYPVVDRDDSVIRAFLPEVRSSLGDVPLIDVRSPEEYTGERTHMPAYPEEGALRGGHIPGAKSMPWGKAANEDGTFKSAAELKELYTEQAGLGTSDEVIAYCRIGERSSHTWFVLKHLLGYSNVRNYDGSWTEWGNVVGVPIVTGAEPGEVPGR; encoded by the coding sequence GTGAGCACTGCGATCCCGGCCGATCCCGCACAGAAGTTCGCCGAATACGCGGACGGAACCCGACTGGTCAGCACCGATTGGGTGGCTGAGCATGCAGGCGATCCCGGACTCGTCATCGTCGAAAGCGATGAAGACGTGCTGCTCTACGAAACCGGACACATTCCGGGAGCGGTCAAGGTCGATTGGCACACGGAACTCAACGATCCCGTCACCCGTGACTACGTCGACGGTGAGGGATTCGCCGCGCTCATGTCCGCCAAGGGCATCTCCCGCGATGACACCATCGTCGTCTACGGCGACAAGTCCAACTGGTGGGCGGCCTACGCGCTGTGGGTCTTCACTCTCTTCGGCCACGAAGACGTCCGGCTCATGGACGGCGGTCGTGCGAAATGGCAGGCCGAAGGCCGTGAGATGACCACGGAGAAGCCGCAGCCCGCACCCACCGAATACCCTGTCGTCGACCGCGACGATTCCGTCATCCGCGCCTTCCTGCCCGAGGTTCGCAGCAGCCTCGGCGATGTCCCGCTCATCGATGTGCGCAGCCCGGAGGAATACACCGGCGAACGCACCCATATGCCCGCCTACCCGGAGGAAGGCGCACTGCGCGGCGGCCATATCCCCGGCGCGAAGTCGATGCCGTGGGGCAAGGCAGCCAACGAAGACGGCACCTTCAAGTCCGCCGCCGAACTCAAGGAGCTCTACACCGAGCAGGCAGGGCTGGGCACCAGCGATGAGGTCATCGCCTACTGCCGGATCGGCGAACGCTCCAGCCACACCTGGTTCGTCCTCAAGCACCTCCTCGGATACAGCAACGTGCGCAACTACGACGGCTCCTGGACCGAATGGGGCAATGTCGTCGGCGTGCCGATCGTCACCGGAGCCGAACCCGGAGAGGTGCCCGGACGCTGA
- a CDS encoding SRPBCC family protein — MSEQPQTPNDRLVRTRTIPASVDQIFTLLSDPRRHHETEPGDWVRGAIDGAPITEIGQVFSMDMYLDVVGGAYRADNTVTAFDPPHAIAWDPGQADESGRVVPGGWRWRYDLTETDSGTEVALTYEWSATTEATREEFGGFPPFPVEFLDASLESLERAVTG, encoded by the coding sequence ATGAGCGAACAGCCGCAGACGCCGAATGACAGGCTCGTCCGTACCCGCACGATCCCCGCCTCCGTCGACCAGATCTTCACACTGCTGTCCGATCCGCGACGCCACCATGAGACCGAACCCGGCGACTGGGTCCGCGGCGCCATCGACGGCGCCCCCATCACGGAAATCGGTCAGGTCTTCTCCATGGACATGTATCTCGACGTCGTGGGCGGGGCCTACCGCGCCGACAACACCGTCACCGCCTTCGATCCTCCGCACGCCATCGCCTGGGACCCAGGCCAAGCCGACGAATCCGGACGGGTCGTCCCCGGCGGGTGGCGGTGGCGCTACGACCTCACCGAGACCGATTCCGGCACCGAGGTGGCTCTGACCTATGAGTGGTCCGCAACGACGGAAGCCACCCGGGAGGAGTTCGGCGGCTTCCCTCCGTTCCCTGTCGAATTCCTCGACGCCTCACTGGAGAGCCTCGAACGTGCCGTCACGGGCTAG
- a CDS encoding amino acid permease, protein MRMPAASANDERRLRRGLKSRHLQMIAIGGAIGTGLFLGSGGTISQAGPGGALVAYAAIGIMVLFVMQSLGEMSTHLPVAGSFHTYGTKYVSPSFGFAMGWNYWFNWAITLAAELVAAGVIMSFWFPDVPSWIWAAVFLVLLAGLNFLSAKAFGEGEFWFAAIKVTAVLAFLVLGVLMIAGILGGTAPGLSNWTTGEAPFVGGWMSVISVFMIAGFSFQGTELVGVTAGESENPRRDMPRAIRTVFWRIMLFYIGAIAVIGFLLPYTDPSLLASANNEDITASPFTLVFERAGIAVAAGMMNAVILTAILSAGNSGLYASTRMLYAMAKEGTAPRLFARLNERGVPVMALLATAMIGLFGFLTEIMGDGGAYTWLINVSGLSGFIVWVGIAWCHFRFRRAYVRQGHAVANLPYRAPLFPIGPIIALIMLIVVIIGQNVQAVVAGQLLQVASAYAGLPAFLLLWLIHRIVTGRRSRMVALDEMDVEGLEIKAA, encoded by the coding sequence ATGAGAATGCCAGCCGCCTCGGCGAACGACGAACGCCGACTCCGGCGGGGACTGAAGTCTCGCCACCTGCAGATGATCGCCATCGGCGGCGCCATCGGCACCGGACTCTTCCTCGGCTCCGGCGGCACGATCTCACAGGCCGGCCCCGGCGGTGCCCTGGTGGCCTACGCCGCGATCGGGATCATGGTCCTCTTCGTCATGCAGTCCCTCGGTGAGATGTCGACACACCTGCCCGTGGCCGGGTCGTTCCACACCTACGGCACCAAATACGTCAGTCCCTCATTCGGCTTCGCCATGGGCTGGAACTACTGGTTCAACTGGGCGATCACCCTGGCCGCCGAACTCGTCGCCGCCGGCGTCATCATGTCCTTCTGGTTCCCCGACGTGCCGTCGTGGATCTGGGCGGCGGTCTTCCTCGTCCTGCTGGCCGGGCTGAACTTCCTGTCCGCGAAGGCCTTCGGCGAGGGCGAATTCTGGTTCGCGGCCATCAAGGTCACCGCCGTGCTCGCATTCCTTGTCCTCGGTGTACTCATGATCGCCGGCATCCTCGGCGGAACCGCACCCGGTCTGAGCAACTGGACGACGGGAGAGGCTCCGTTCGTCGGCGGGTGGATGTCGGTCATCAGTGTCTTCATGATCGCCGGGTTCTCCTTCCAGGGCACGGAACTCGTCGGCGTCACCGCGGGGGAGTCGGAGAACCCGCGCAGGGACATGCCGCGCGCCATCCGCACCGTGTTCTGGCGCATCATGCTCTTCTACATCGGCGCCATCGCCGTCATCGGCTTTCTCCTGCCCTATACCGACCCCTCCCTGCTGGCCTCGGCGAACAATGAGGACATCACGGCCTCACCGTTCACTCTCGTCTTCGAACGCGCCGGCATCGCCGTGGCCGCCGGAATGATGAACGCCGTCATCCTCACCGCCATCCTCTCCGCCGGCAACTCCGGCCTCTACGCCTCCACCCGCATGCTCTACGCCATGGCGAAAGAGGGAACCGCGCCGAGGCTGTTCGCCCGCCTCAACGAACGCGGAGTCCCCGTCATGGCCCTGCTGGCCACCGCCATGATCGGACTGTTCGGATTCCTCACCGAGATCATGGGCGACGGTGGGGCCTACACCTGGCTGATCAACGTCTCCGGGCTCTCCGGCTTCATCGTCTGGGTCGGCATCGCCTGGTGCCACTTTCGGTTCCGTAGGGCCTATGTGCGTCAGGGCCATGCCGTTGCGAACCTGCCCTACCGGGCGCCGCTGTTCCCGATCGGCCCGATCATCGCGCTCATCATGCTCATCGTCGTCATCATCGGCCAGAATGTGCAGGCTGTCGTGGCCGGGCAGCTGCTCCAGGTCGCCAGCGCCTATGCCGGGCTTCCGGCGTTCCTGCTTCTGTGGCTCATCCACCGCATCGTCACCGGTCGGCGCTCACGCATGGTCGCTCTCGATGAGATGGATGTCGAGGGGCTCGAGATCAAGGCAGCTTGA